Below is a window of Bacillota bacterium DNA.
AAGTCGCTCTACCTGATCTACGTCAACGCGCTGGACGGGTCGGAGGAGAAGATCCTGCTCATGCTCCCGACGCCGGGCGGCGAGCTGACCCTCTGAGCGGGAGGCTCCCGGTCAGGAGGCGGCCAGGCGGCGGGCCCAGAGCCGCCGCCCGGCGGAGAGGAGCTCGCCCACCTCGGGCACGCGCAGCAGCCAGAGCGCACCCCCGTAGGCGGCGGCGGAGAGGAGGCCCGCCACCGCCAGCCAGAGCGCCTGGTGCAGGAGGCCCGTCCCCGGCCCGGGCACGCCCGCCCAGCGCGCCCAGGCCGCGTCCAGCGCCGTCATGGCCAGCGAGGCGAGCAGGATGCGCAGCCACTTGCCCGCCTCGCCCGCCAGCGCCTGGTGCAGGCCGGGCAAGACGGCCGCCAGCCAGAGCGTCTGCACCCAGGTGGCGACCGTGGCGGCGAGGGCCAGGCCGCCCAGCCCCATGGGACCCACCAGGAGGAAGCTGAGCAGGATGGTGACCGCCACCCCGCCGATGTTGACCGCCATGGGCGTGCGCGTGTCCTGTCGGGCGTAGTAGGTCCGGCGCAGCACGTCCTGGGTGGTGGCGGCGGGCAGCCCGGCGGCGTACATGGCCAGCCCCAGCGCCGTCATCCGCGTCGCGTGGGCGTCGAAGGCCCCGTGCTCGAAGAGGAAGCGGACCACGGGCACCCCCAGCACGATCATCAGGAGCGCCACCGGCAGGCCGATCAGAAGCCCCAGGTCAAGCCCGCGCCGCGTCAGGCGCAGCGCTCCCCCCTCATCCTCGCGCGCCACGCGGTCGGAGAGCTCCGGGTAGAGGACCGTGCTGATGGCGGCGGTGAACAGGCCGGTGGGCAACATGAAGAGCAGGTTGGCGTAGTTGAGCGCCGAGATGCTGCCCGGCGGCAGGTTCGAGCCCAGCATGCGGTTGATCACCGGGCTCAGCTGGACCACCACCATGCCCAGCAGCACCGGCGTCATCAGCCGGCCCACGTCGGCCAGCGCCGGCTGGCCGAGGTCGACACTCCAGCGGAAGCGCCCCAGCCCCCGCATGCCGGGGAGCTGCGCCAGCGTCTGGGCCAGCGTCCCCACCACCAGCCCCAGGGCGGCCGCCTCGATGCCCAGCCGCCCCGAGAGGAAGAGGACGGAGGCGATGACCACCAGGTTCTGCCAGACCGGTGCCAGGGCCGGCAGGGTGAAGCGGCGGTGGGCCTGTTCCACCCCGGTCAGGATGGCGCCCACCGAGAGGAAGAACATCATGGGCAGGAGGATGCGCGTCAGGTGGACGGCCAGCGCCATGCGCTCCTCCGGGAAGCCCGGCGCGATCAGCCGGATCATGGGCGCCGTCAGCCCCCACATGAGCGCCGCCAGCAGAAGCGTCCCGGCACTGACCAGGATCATCAGGCTCGAGTAGAGCTGCGTGGCGCGGCGCGGGTCGCGGACGTGCTCCGCGGTGTAGGCCGGCACCACCGTGGTGGAGAGCGCGGTCCCCACCACCAGCCAGACCAGGTTGGGTACCGTCTGCGCCACCACGTAGGCGTCGGTGAGGCCGCTGGCGCCGAAGCGGGCAGCGATGACGCTCTCGCGGACGAAGCCCAGGAGCTTGGAGGCGACCGTGGCGGCCGCGATCAGACCGGCCGCACGGGCGAACTCGCGCCTGTTGATCACGGACTTGTCCCACACGCCCTCTCGCGGGATTGCGCCGGCCTCTCCGCTGCCGGGAGGCGGGCGTCCGGACCCGGAAAGAAAGAATACACCCTGGAGCGCGCGCAGGCGGGTGCCTTCTCCTTCCCCCTTTCTCCAGCTTGTGGCAGAATAGCGAAAATAGCTCTTCGTGTGCAAAGAGCGCGCTTTTCTGCTACGCTTGCGACGACGATCGATCCGTTGCAACGCATCCATCCACGGACGGGGGGACCGCTGCGGCCGAGATGACCACATTGGGACGACGCCTCCGCGCCATGCGCATCGAACGCGGGCTCAGCCAGGCCCAGGTGGCCGGAACCCTTACGCGCGCGGCCGTCAGCGCCGTCGAGCTCGGCCACATCTGGCCCTCGGTGGACACGCTGGACACCATGACCCGCGGCCTGGGCCTGCCTGACGGTTACTTCTACGAGCTCTACCTCTCCGAGACGGACGGCGAGGCCCATCTCCTCGCCTTCGGCCAGCGCTGCTTCGAGCGCGGCATGGGCGACCTGGCCCGGCGCGCCATGGCCAAGCTGGTGGCCATCTCGCGCAGCAAGGGACGGAACCGAATGGTGACCGAGGTCCTCTGGCGGCTCGGCCTCTGGGCGCTGGCCGAGGGGCGGACGCAGACGGCGCTGGCCACCTTCCAGGCCTGCCTCGACCGGGCCATGGCCGAGCGCGACTGGGCGCGCGTGGTCCGCATCCACCTCCGCCTGGCCGAGCTGGAGCAGGCCGAGGGGCGGCGGGTGGAGCTGCTGGAGCGCCTGATGACGGCCCGCCACCTCCTCGCCTGGGTAGAGGAGGAGGAGCGGGAGCTGCGCCTGGCCGTCCAGCGGCGGCTGGGCGATCTCTGCCTGGAGATGGACTTCCTCGACCTGGCCAGGGAATACTACCAGGCGGCCTGGCAGGAGCTGGCCGGCGCCCCCGGCGAGGCGGGTACGGCCCCCGGCCTCGAGGGAGGCGCCGAGGCGGCGGGCGTCGCCCTGGCTCTGGCCGATGTCCACCGGCGCCGCGGCGAGGCGGCGGAGGCGCTGCGCTGGGGCGAGTTGGCCGCCCGCCTCTTCGCCGAGCTGGGCGACGAGGAGGGGCGCGCCCGCGCCCAGGCGCTCTGCGGCGGTGCGCTGGCCGACCTGGGCCGCTTCGGGGAGGCGCGGGAGGCGCTCCTCGAGGCTCTCCAGCTCCTGGCGGGCGGGGAGCGCGTGCGGCCGCTGGTCGACCTGGTCGGCGCGGAGCTGGCGCTGGGCGGGACGGCGACGGCCCGGCAGTACGCCGCCGAGGCGCTGGAGCTGGCCGGCGACGAGCCGCGCCTGCGTGGCTGCGCGCTGCGCGCCCATGCGCTCGCCCTGCGCGAGGCGGGCGCCGTCGAGGAGGCTTTCGAGGGCTTCCTGGAGAGCACGGCACTGCTGGCGGGCGCGGGCGGGGGGAGCGATCTGCGCCGTACGCTCTGCGAGGCGGGGCGGGCGCTGGCCGAGGCGGAGGAGCTGCGGGGGAGCGGGTTCGACCGCTTCCTGCAGCGGCTGACCAGCACGCTGGGCGTGGAGGCGGAGTCCAGGACGGCCTAGGCGGGCCCGTGTCGCCCGCTCCCCCGGCCGGATGCGGGAGGAACGATCGCGAGAGGAGGGGCAGCCGATTTCCGCGGCAGCGACACAGGCCGTAGCCGCGGTCGCGGGCGCCCGGGACGCCGGGCGGCGCCCGCGCGAGGAGGCACGCACGATCCGCGTGCTGACCAGCGACGGCCTGAAGCTCGACCCCTGCAGCCGCAGCACCGCGCTCCAGGAAGTGCGCCTGGGACGGGCGCGGTGGCGCGGCCGCTCCACCATCCAGCTGGTCTACAACCCCTTCGTCGCCCGGCGCATCCGCCGCCAGGTGCTGCAGCGAGACCGCTACCGCTGCGCCTGGTGCGGCGCCCCGGGCAACACCATCGACCATCTCCTGCCCTGGTCCCAGGGCGGCCTGACCACCCTCGACAACTGCGTCTGCAGCTGCCAGGAGTGCAACGGGCGGCGCGGCGACCGCAGCGTGGAGGAGTTCGTCGCCGCCGAGGGCATCCGGCCCACCCACCCCGTGGTCCTGGCCTTCCTCCGCGCCCGCGGCTGGAAGGAGGGCGCCCGGGCGGAGGCCGGCACGGCCGAGCGCCCGGACGGTGCGGCGCTGCTCGCCTCCGGCTCCGCGGCGGGCACGGAGGCGCCCGCCGCGGCGGCGCCCGCCGGGAGCGGCAAGGGCCGCCGGCGTCGCCGGCGCGGCCGCGCCCCGCGGGAGGCGCGGCCGGCGGAGGAGGCCGCGGCCGCCTTCCCGCCCGCCCCGCCGCGCCCGCGGGGCGTCTGGCTCGAGCCCTGGGTGGGCGATCTCTTCGACGAACGCTTCGCCTGCGGCGCCTAGCCGCGCCGCGCAGCCAGCCGGCGCGGAGGGGCGGGCGGCGGCCCTCAGCGGCCGCCGCCCGCCGCGCGCAGCGCCCGGAGAGCCCGCTCCGCCGTCGCCAGCTGCGCCTCGAAGCCGGCGGTCCCCTGCTGCGCCCGCAGCACGGCCGCCGCCTGTGCCGGCAGCGAGGAGGCCGGCCGGCCCGCCAGCCGCCACCAGGCGGCCGCCTCGGGCTGGAGCTGCGCCGGCAGCCCCGGCAGCGCCGCCGCGATCCTGTCCGCCGCCTCCGCCGGCCTCCCCTCGACCAGCGCCAGCTGGCCCAGGCGGAGATCCCACATGGGCGTCTGGGCCGGCATGACCACGCCCTCGCGCACCGCCTGCGGCGGCGCCGTCCTCCGCTCCGCCTGGTAGCGGCTCCAGAGCTGCCGGAGCGCCTCGAGCTGGCGCGCCGCCTCGCTGCGGAGCGCCGCGGCGTCGGCGCCGGCCGGGGCGGGCGACGCCCCGGCGGCCTGGAGCGCCGCCTGGACCGCCACCTGCCAGCGGGCGTTGGCCAGGTTGTCGTAGCCCCCGGAGACCTTCGGCTCCAGGGCGACGGCCCGTTCCAGCTGCCGGAGCCCCGCCTGGATCTGGCCGTGCTGCAGCAGAAAGGCACCGTAGATCGAAGCCATGTTGGCGTCCTGCGGGCTGAGCGCGACGCCTCGCGCCATCTCCGCCTGCGCCTGGGCGAGCAGCGGCTGGCCGCCCGGCGAAGCCGGCCCGCCCGGCTGGCCGGCGGCCAGGGCGGCCAGCGCCTGCCCGCGGTCGAAGCGGAAGGAGCCGGTCCAGGGGTCGAGCGCCTCCGCCCGGGCAAAGAGGTCGGCCGCCTGCTGGTAGCGGTGCCCGTTGAGCGCCTGCGCGGCCGCCTGGCCGTCGCGGAAGGCGACGGCCAGGGAGAGCGTCAGCAGAAAGAGGAGCGCCAGCGCCGAGAAGGCCAGCACCTGCGTCCCCGCGCCCGTCCGCTCCTCCCCGTGGCGCCGGAGCGCGCGGGGCACGGGCGCCGCCGCCGCGGCCGCCCCCGGGCGCGCCTCGCCGGCCGCGGCGGCGGCCCAGGCCGGCGCCTGGTCGGCGAGGTTCTGGACGGCGGCCAGGAGCGCCCAGAGCGCCACGGAGACCGCCGCCAGCGAGAGGTCGAAGTCGATGAGGCTGTGCAGCCCCAGGTAGAGCGCCGCCGTCCCCGCCGCCGCCGCCAGCGCCCGCCGGCCCGGCAGCGCGGCGCCGGCGGCGCGCACGGCCGCCAGCGTCCCGCGCAGGAGCCCCGCCCAGAGCGCCAGAAAGGCGGCCAGCCCCAGCGCGCCCGCCTCCACCCAGACCTGGGCGAAGGCGTCGTGCACCTGCGTCGACCAGTAGGGGTAGGCCTGCACCTGGTGGTAGAGCGCGTTCCAGGCGCCGCCGCCGCCGCCCAGGACGGGGTCGCGCAGACCCAGGCGGAAGGCGTCGCGCGCCCAGTCCAGCCGCGACCAGGCGTTGTACTCCGAGAGGCCGATATGGGAGAGGCGCTGGGCCAGGCTGGCCGGCAGGAGCGCCAGGAGGCCGGAGGGCGCGGCGGCGCCCAGGAGGAGCGCCCCGGCGACGCCGGCGCCGGGCAGGGGCCGCTCGGCCGCCCATTCCAGCGCCCGGCGGGCCGCCCGCTCGCCCCAGAGGGCGACCAGCGCGCTCCCGGCCACCGCCAGCGGCAGCCCCTCCAGCAGGGTCGCCCAGACCCCCCAACCCGCGCCCGCCGGCGCCCGGCCTGCCTGCATCGCCCGGTAGAGCGCCCCCGCCTGGTGCGGGAAGGAGGGACCCAGAAGCCCGAGGCCGCCGGGCAGCAGCGCCAGCAGCAGCACCGCCCCCTCCAGCACCGCGGCCAGGCGCCGGCCGCGCGGCAGGAGCCCGAGGCCGACCAGCGCGGTCAGGGGAAGGATCAGGTAGGCGCCGCGCGAGTAGGTGAAGACGAAGGCGAAGAGGAGCACGTAGCCGGCCGCCCCCAGCGCCAGGAGCGCCGCCAGCCGGGCGCGGGCCGGCCGCGCCGACGGCCCCGCGGGCTCCCTCTCGCCGCCCAGGCCGCGCGCCCAGAGGCCCAGCGCCGCCAGCAGGCCCGCCGCCAGGTAGGCCGCCAGCGTGTTGGGGTACTGGAAGACCGAGTAGAGGCGCGTCCCGTCCCAGGCGCCGTTGTACCGCCAGCTGCCCGCCGCCACGCCCAGCCCGGCGACGGCCGTGGCCGTCGCGCTGACCACCAGCGTCGCCGCCACCGCCAGGGCGGTCCGCTCGGCCGCCGCCGGCGAGGGGCGGCCGTAGCCCAGCCCGGCCAGGCGGACGACCAGGTAGACCAGCAGGTAGAGGAGGAGCTTCAGGTCCTCCTGGACGGCCGCGCGCCGGTCGACGGCCACCAGGGTGGAGAGGACGTAGAAGGCGAAGAGGGCGACCGCCGCCAGGTCGGGCCAGTGGGCCCGCAGCACCGCCCCCGCCGTCCGCCCGCGGAAGGCCGCCCAGGGGTCGGCCGGGCCGTTCCGGAAGCGGAGCGCCAGCGCCCACGCGGCCAGGGGGATGGCCGCGAGGAGCGCCACCATCTGCTCGAAGGGGAAGTAGAGACCGCGGAAGAAGGGCGTCAGCACCAGGAGGAGGAGCGCCCCCGCCAGCGGGCCGTCCTCCCATGCCCGCCGCGCGGGCCGCGGCTGCCCGCCCGCGTGCGACCGCGCCGCCGGCGCGGCGGGCGCCGCGCGCACCGCCCGCTCCCCGCCGCGAGGCGGCCGCCGGCGGGGCCGCCCCCTGCTCGCATCGCTCACCGCTCTCGCCTCCGTCCCGTCGCCGGAGCGGCTCAGCGGGCCACGCGCACCGCGCCGGGGAGGACGGAGACGCGCAGCCGCGTCCCCGGCGCCACCAGGCCGAGCCCCTCGCCGTCCAGCTGCGCCGCCACCTCCTCCGCGAAGCGGACGGTGAAGGCCGTCACCCGGTGGACCAGCGTGCGCGGGTCGCCCAGATGCCGGCCCTGGATGACGCGGGCGAAGACCGGCAGGGCGCCCGCCCGCGACAGGTCGTGCGCCAGAAAGAGGTCCAGGCGCCCGTCCGACGCGTCCGCCCCTGGCGCCGCGCGCATGCCCCCGGCCAGCCGCTCGGTGTTGACGCAGTTGCAGAGCCAGACGCGCTCGTAGCGGCGCTCCTCGCCCCCCTCTTCGGCCAGCCAGGCGGTCAGCGGCCGGAAGGTGAGGAGCCCCTTGAGCACCGCGGTATGGTAGCTGAGGCCGCCCAGGAAGGACTTGTACCAGGCGCTGTTGACCTCGCGGACCACGGCGCCGTCGAAGCCGGCGCCGAAGGTGTTGACGCCCAGGAAGCTGCCCCGCCCCGGGATCTCGACGCGGATCAGGTCGACCGGGCGCGCCTCGCCGTAGAGCCCCCGCTCCAGCGCCTCGCGCGGCGCCTGGGGCAGGCCGAGGCCGAGCCCGAAGTCGTTGCCGGTGCCGGCCGGCACGATGCCCACGACGGGCTGGCGCTCCGCCGGCAGGCCGCTCTCCACCAGGCCGCGGGCCACCTCGCCCACCGTCCCGTCGCCGCCCACCACCACGAGCCGCTCGGCGCCCGCCTCGGCAGCCTGGCGGGCCAGACGGGCGGCGTGGCCGGGGCCGTCGGTCTGGAAGAGGCGCAGCCCGGCCGCCTCGGGCAGCTCGCGCTCCAGCTGCCGCCAGGCGCGCAGCGCGTCGCCGCGCCCGGCCGCCGGGTTGACGATGGACCAGGCCTCCAAGCGTTCCACCTCGCACCAGGTTTCGGGGGCGCGATCCGGCCGGAGGCGCACGGCCCACGTCCGCACCGGCGGTTCGGCCGACTCCCGGGCCCTTATCCTACCATCCCGCGCGGACGCGCGCGGGCGCCGGGGAGCGGTTCAGCAGCAGCGCATGCCGCCGCCGGAGCCGTACTTCCTGTCCACCTCGAGGCGGAAGAAGTCGGCGCGGCTCAGCTCCGGCTCCTCGCCCCGCTCCCGGTGCATCTCCAGGTAGCGGTCGTAGTCCGGGATGCCGGCGACGGCGCGGGTGACGCGCACCGCCTGGCGCCAGGCCCGTCCCAGGCGCCGCCGCAACGGTTCGCCCTCCATCTCGCCACCCCTTCCTCCGCATCCGCCGGCGGGGGCGACGGGCTCGCCGGTGACCCGCCGCCACGGCGGGGGCGTCCGGAGCCGGCGCCCCGGACGTCCCCCGCGCCCCTCCCCGCCTCAGCGGCCGCCGGCCGCGGGCTGGAAGGCCACGCGGCGGCGGTAGGGCTCCTCGTGCAGCTCGGGCTTCCTCCGCCCGAAGAGGACCGGCAGCCAGGCGCGCACCGCGTCGACCAGGATGCCGGCCATGATGAGCAGGAAGACGCCGGTCAGCACTGCGTCCACCCGGTCGTTGAAGATGACCTGGTGCGCCTGCGCCAGCGTCTTCGCCGGCGCCGGGATCTGGCCCGCCGCCACCTTGGCCGCGAAGGCGTTGGCGTGCGACCAGAAGCCGATCTTGGGATCGGGCGAGAAGATCTTCTCCAGCGCCGCCGTCCAGGTGGTGGCGTACATGAAGAGCATGGGCACCAGCGTGACGAAGCTGTACTTCGCCTTCCCCATCTTGATGAAGACGGTGGTGGCGATGACCAGCGCCACGGCGCCCAGCATCTGGTTGGCGATGCCGAAGAGCGGCCAGAGCGTGTTGATGCCGCCCAGCGGGTCGGTGGCGCCGGCGTAGAGGAAGTAGCCCCAGATGGCCACCGTCAGCGCTGAGGCCAGCACCGTCGCCGGGTACCAGCTGACGTCACCGAACTTCGGCCAGACGCGCCCCACCAGCCCCTGGAACATGAAGCGGGCGACGCGCGTCCCCGCGTCCACCGTCGTCAGGATGAAGACGGCCTCGAAGAGGATGGCGAAGTGGTACCAGAAGGCCATCACCGCCTCCCCGCCCAGGAAGCGCGAGAAGACGTGCGCCATGCCCACCGCCAGCGACGGCGCGCCGCCGGTGCGCGAGAGGATGCTCTTCTCGCCCACCAGCTGCGCCGTCCGCTGGAGCGTGGCCGCGTCGATGGTGAAGCCCCAGGAGCTGATGGTGTGCGCCGCCTGCGCCACCGTGGTGCCGATGGCCGAGGCGGGCGAGTTGATGGCGAAGTAGAGGCCCGGCGTCAGGAGCGTCGCCGCGGCCATGGCCATGACGGCGACGAACGACTCGGCCAGCATGCCCGCGTAGCCGATCATGGGCGCGTCGGTCTCCCGCTCCAGGAGCTTGGGCGAGGTGCCGGAGGAGATGACCGTATGCCAGCCGGAGAGCGCGCCGCAGGCGATGGTGATGAAGAGGAACGGGAAGAGCTTGCCCGCGAAGACCGGTCCCGTCCCGTCGATGAAGCGGGTCACCCCGGTCATCTGCAGCTGGGGATGGACGACCACGATGCCCACCGCCAGGAGCGCGATGGTCCCGAGCTTGAGGAAGGTGGAGAGGTAGTCGCGCGGCACCAGCAGGAACCAGACCGGCAGGATGGAGGCCAGGAAGCCGTAGATCATGATGGCGACGGCCAGCTGCGGCGCCGTCAGCGTGAAGAGGGGCGCCAGCACCGGCGACGCCGCCACGCCCCGGCCCAGGATCAGGGCGACCAGCATCAGGGCCACGCCGAGGAGCGTCGCCTCGCCCACCTGCCCCGGCCGCACGAAGCGCATGTAGAGGCCCATCAGGATGGCGATGGGGATGGTCATGGCCACGACGAAGGTGCCCCACGGGCTCCCCTTCAGCGCGTTGACCACCACCAGCGCCAGCACCGCCAGGACGATGAGCGCCATCAGCAGCGTGCCGATCTGGGCGATCCAGCCGCCCACCGGCCCCACCTCGTCGCTGGCCATCTCGCCCAGGCTCCGCCCCTTCCGCCGCATGCTGGCGAAGAGGACGACGAAGTCCTGGACGGCCCCGGCCAGGACGGCGCCCACCACGATCCAGAGCGTCCCCGGCAGCCAGCCCATCTGGGCCGCCAGCGTCGGGCCCACCAGCGGCCCCGCGCCGGCGATGGCCGCGAAGTGGTGGCCGTAGAGCACCCAGCGGTTGGTGGGGACGAAGTCCCGGCCGTCGTTGTGGACGACGGCGGGCGTCGCCCGCTCGGGGTCCAGCTCCATCACGCGGCGGGCGATCCAGAGCGCGTAGAAGCGGTAGCCGAGCGCGTAGGTGCCGAGCGCGGCCACCAGCAGCCAGAGCGCGTTGACCCGTTCGCCCCGGTGGATGGCCAGCGTGGCGAAGGCGAAGGCGGCCAGGATGGCGACGATCGCCCAGGCGACCGCCGCCAGCGCCTTGCGGCCGGGCGACGAGGGGGCCGGGTTGCGCCCCGCGGCAGGGCGGCCGGTCGCGGTGGTGCCGCCGGCGGCGGCCTGCGCATCATGCAAAGAGCCCGAAGAAGCCTGTCCCTTGCTCATCGGCGGAAACTTCACCCTCTTTGCGTGAAGCTTGTGTTCATGATGCGCATTTCAAAATATAGAAGTTCCAATCGCCTCCCAAACTTCTATAGCGCCGCCGCTGCAATCTTTCAACCGGGCAAGTTTTTCCGGCGCTGCGCACGCTTCCCGGAAGTCGTCCCTGCCTCGGGGCGTGTCCTTGCGCCCTGGCACGGCGTTGGTTTCCGGTTTCGACGGGCCTGGCTCGGGGACCAGTTGGGGACGTAGCGGCGACGGCTTGCCTGCCCGGCGCGTTGGGCGCGAACCGGACGTAATGTCCAGCCACTCGTCTACGGCCTTGGCGGCCTGCTCGTGCTGCTCGGGGAGCACGTGCGCATAGACGGCAAGCGTCACCGTGACGCTCAAGTGGCCCAGCAGCTTCGAGACGACGTGGATCGGCGTACCTGCCCGCAGCTGTAGGGTGGCCCAGGTGTGGCGCGGGTCGTGGAAGCGCGGGTAGGGTTCCCGCAGCCCTTCCACCCGGCGCACGAAGCCTTAGAACCACAGTCCGAGGGTCCGCCGGCCGATGGCCTCGCCGTTCTCGTGGGTGAAGACATAGCCTGTCTGCTTCCACGCAGGCCCCCAGGCCAGGCGCTCCTGTTTCTGCCAGAGGCGCTGCCGACGAAGGGCTTCACGGGCCTGCTGAGCCAGGGGGACGGTGCGTACGCCAGCGGCGCTCTTGG
It encodes the following:
- a CDS encoding O-antigen ligase family protein, with translation MSDASRGRPRRRPPRGGERAVRAAPAAPAARSHAGGQPRPARRAWEDGPLAGALLLLVLTPFFRGLYFPFEQMVALLAAIPLAAWALALRFRNGPADPWAAFRGRTAGAVLRAHWPDLAAVALFAFYVLSTLVAVDRRAAVQEDLKLLLYLLVYLVVRLAGLGYGRPSPAAAERTALAVAATLVVSATATAVAGLGVAAGSWRYNGAWDGTRLYSVFQYPNTLAAYLAAGLLAALGLWARGLGGEREPAGPSARPARARLAALLALGAAGYVLLFAFVFTYSRGAYLILPLTALVGLGLLPRGRRLAAVLEGAVLLLALLPGGLGLLGPSFPHQAGALYRAMQAGRAPAGAGWGVWATLLEGLPLAVAGSALVALWGERAARRALEWAAERPLPGAGVAGALLLGAAAPSGLLALLPASLAQRLSHIGLSEYNAWSRLDWARDAFRLGLRDPVLGGGGGAWNALYHQVQAYPYWSTQVHDAFAQVWVEAGALGLAAFLALWAGLLRGTLAAVRAAGAALPGRRALAAAAGTAALYLGLHSLIDFDLSLAAVSVALWALLAAVQNLADQAPAWAAAAAGEARPGAAAAAAPVPRALRRHGEERTGAGTQVLAFSALALLFLLTLSLAVAFRDGQAAAQALNGHRYQQAADLFARAEALDPWTGSFRFDRGQALAALAAGQPGGPASPGGQPLLAQAQAEMARGVALSPQDANMASIYGAFLLQHGQIQAGLRQLERAVALEPKVSGGYDNLANARWQVAVQAALQAAGASPAPAGADAAALRSEAARQLEALRQLWSRYQAERRTAPPQAVREGVVMPAQTPMWDLRLGQLALVEGRPAEAADRIAAALPGLPAQLQPEAAAWWRLAGRPASSLPAQAAAVLRAQQGTAGFEAQLATAERALRALRAAGGGR
- a CDS encoding HNH endonuclease, with the protein product MREERSREEGQPISAAATQAVAAVAGARDAGRRPREEARTIRVLTSDGLKLDPCSRSTALQEVRLGRARWRGRSTIQLVYNPFVARRIRRQVLQRDRYRCAWCGAPGNTIDHLLPWSQGGLTTLDNCVCSCQECNGRRGDRSVEEFVAAEGIRPTHPVVLAFLRARGWKEGARAEAGTAERPDGAALLASGSAAGTEAPAAAAPAGSGKGRRRRRRGRAPREARPAEEAAAAFPPAPPRPRGVWLEPWVGDLFDERFACGA
- a CDS encoding YegS/Rv2252/BmrU family lipid kinase, whose amino-acid sequence is MRTWAVRLRPDRAPETWCEVERLEAWSIVNPAAGRGDALRAWRQLERELPEAAGLRLFQTDGPGHAARLARQAAEAGAERLVVVGGDGTVGEVARGLVESGLPAERQPVVGIVPAGTGNDFGLGLGLPQAPREALERGLYGEARPVDLIRVEIPGRGSFLGVNTFGAGFDGAVVREVNSAWYKSFLGGLSYHTAVLKGLLTFRPLTAWLAEEGGEERRYERVWLCNCVNTERLAGGMRAAPGADASDGRLDLFLAHDLSRAGALPVFARVIQGRHLGDPRTLVHRVTAFTVRFAEEVAAQLDGEGLGLVAPGTRLRVSVLPGAVRVAR
- a CDS encoding helix-turn-helix domain-containing protein — its product is MTTLGRRLRAMRIERGLSQAQVAGTLTRAAVSAVELGHIWPSVDTLDTMTRGLGLPDGYFYELYLSETDGEAHLLAFGQRCFERGMGDLARRAMAKLVAISRSKGRNRMVTEVLWRLGLWALAEGRTQTALATFQACLDRAMAERDWARVVRIHLRLAELEQAEGRRVELLERLMTARHLLAWVEEEERELRLAVQRRLGDLCLEMDFLDLAREYYQAAWQELAGAPGEAGTAPGLEGGAEAAGVALALADVHRRRGEAAEALRWGELAARLFAELGDEEGRARAQALCGGALADLGRFGEAREALLEALQLLAGGERVRPLVDLVGAELALGGTATARQYAAEALELAGDEPRLRGCALRAHALALREAGAVEEAFEGFLESTALLAGAGGGSDLRRTLCEAGRALAEAEELRGSGFDRFLQRLTSTLGVEAESRTA
- the murJ gene encoding murein biosynthesis integral membrane protein MurJ, whose amino-acid sequence is MWDKSVINRREFARAAGLIAAATVASKLLGFVRESVIAARFGASGLTDAYVVAQTVPNLVWLVVGTALSTTVVPAYTAEHVRDPRRATQLYSSLMILVSAGTLLLAALMWGLTAPMIRLIAPGFPEERMALAVHLTRILLPMMFFLSVGAILTGVEQAHRRFTLPALAPVWQNLVVIASVLFLSGRLGIEAAALGLVVGTLAQTLAQLPGMRGLGRFRWSVDLGQPALADVGRLMTPVLLGMVVVQLSPVINRMLGSNLPPGSISALNYANLLFMLPTGLFTAAISTVLYPELSDRVAREDEGGALRLTRRGLDLGLLIGLPVALLMIVLGVPVVRFLFEHGAFDAHATRMTALGLAMYAAGLPAATTQDVLRRTYYARQDTRTPMAVNIGGVAVTILLSFLLVGPMGLGGLALAATVATWVQTLWLAAVLPGLHQALAGEAGKWLRILLASLAMTALDAAWARWAGVPGPGTGLLHQALWLAVAGLLSAAAYGGALWLLRVPEVGELLSAGRRLWARRLAAS
- a CDS encoding carbon starvation protein A, with the protein product MSKGQASSGSLHDAQAAAGGTTATGRPAAGRNPAPSSPGRKALAAVAWAIVAILAAFAFATLAIHRGERVNALWLLVAALGTYALGYRFYALWIARRVMELDPERATPAVVHNDGRDFVPTNRWVLYGHHFAAIAGAGPLVGPTLAAQMGWLPGTLWIVVGAVLAGAVQDFVVLFASMRRKGRSLGEMASDEVGPVGGWIAQIGTLLMALIVLAVLALVVVNALKGSPWGTFVVAMTIPIAILMGLYMRFVRPGQVGEATLLGVALMLVALILGRGVAASPVLAPLFTLTAPQLAVAIMIYGFLASILPVWFLLVPRDYLSTFLKLGTIALLAVGIVVVHPQLQMTGVTRFIDGTGPVFAGKLFPFLFITIACGALSGWHTVISSGTSPKLLERETDAPMIGYAGMLAESFVAVMAMAAATLLTPGLYFAINSPASAIGTTVAQAAHTISSWGFTIDAATLQRTAQLVGEKSILSRTGGAPSLAVGMAHVFSRFLGGEAVMAFWYHFAILFEAVFILTTVDAGTRVARFMFQGLVGRVWPKFGDVSWYPATVLASALTVAIWGYFLYAGATDPLGGINTLWPLFGIANQMLGAVALVIATTVFIKMGKAKYSFVTLVPMLFMYATTWTAALEKIFSPDPKIGFWSHANAFAAKVAAGQIPAPAKTLAQAHQVIFNDRVDAVLTGVFLLIMAGILVDAVRAWLPVLFGRRKPELHEEPYRRRVAFQPAAGGR
- a CDS encoding tyrosine-type recombinase/integrase, with the protein product MRRVEGLREPYPRFHDPRHTWATLQLRAGTPIHVVSKLLGHLSVTVTLAVYAHVLPEQHEQAAKAVDEWLDITSGSRPTRRAGKPSPLRPQLVPEPGPSKPETNAVPGRKDTPRGRDDFREACAAPEKLARLKDCSGGAIEVWEAIGTSIF
- a CDS encoding putative selenoprotein; protein product: MEGEPLRRRLGRAWRQAVRVTRAVAGIPDYDRYLEMHRERGEEPELSRADFFRLEVDRKYGSGGGMRCC